Proteins co-encoded in one Arachis hypogaea cultivar Tifrunner chromosome 11, arahy.Tifrunner.gnm2.J5K5, whole genome shotgun sequence genomic window:
- the LOC112720806 gene encoding zinc finger protein ZAT9 has translation MERQKCCKLCSRTFPNGRALGGHMKAHLATFPLPPKPPQPPAPPLPSSESSSSFSSFSESEPEDKAALVYGLRENPKKSFRVADPEFSPLAAPLLPPPDSVAVQDRESETESSKKPTRQRSKRTWRARSILHNHEDDKEQLKKKQPKLGFMEHEHEYEAEPVSSVSETSVVEDVAMFLVMLSRDTWSNKDAILVKQEGEVERSKAGSGNGIKMKKVRVRGKHSRQCENCGKTFRSSRALGSHRSICCDGGRSGASDRIFQCPFCFKIFGSGQALGGHKRSHLIAMAAPSSSSSTAKNFIDLNLPAPLEEQHEDDLGVVSDVSYA, from the coding sequence atggagAGACAGAAATGCTGCAAGCTCTGCTCAAGAACCTTCCCTAATGGAAGAGCCCTAGGTGGCCACATGAAGGCTCACTTGGCCACTTTTCCTCTCCCCCCTAAACCCCCTCAACCACCAGCACCACCATTACCTTCTTCTGAATCCTCCTCTTCATTTTCCTCCTTCTCAGAATCAGAACCCGAAGACAAGGCTGCTTTGGTTTATGGGTTGAGGGAGAATCCCAAGAAGAGTTTCAGAGTCGCAGATCCCGAGTTCTCTCCCTTGGCTGCACCACTTCTACCGCCACCTGACTCTGTTGCGGTTCAAGACAGAGAGAGCGAGACAGAGTCATCAAAGAAACCAACTCGCCAACGATCCAAGCGAACTTGGAGAGCAAGGTCCATTCTTCACAACCATGAAGACGATAAAGAACAGCTTAAGAAGAAGCAGCCCAAGCTTGGATTTATGGAACATGAACATGAATATGAAGCAGAACCGGTGAGCTCCGTCTCGGAAACTTCAGTAGTGGAAGACGTCGCCATGTTCCTGGTTATGCTCTCAAGGGACACGTGGTCCAACAAAGATGCAATACTAGTAAAACAAGAAGGAGAAGTTGAAAGATCAAAGGCTGGGAGCGGCAATGGGATCAAGATGAAGAAGGTTCGTGTTCGCGGGAAGCATAGTCGTCAGTGTGAGAATTGCGGTAAAACTTTTCGATCTTCGAGGGCGTTGGGAAGTCATAGGAGCATATGCTGTGACGGAGGAAGATCAGGAGCAAGTGATAGAATCTTCCAATGCCCTTTTTGTTTCAAAATCTTTGGCTCTGGCCAAGCCCTTGGCGGTCACAAGAGATCTCATCTCATCGCCATGGCGGcaccttcctcctcttcttccactGCCAAGAATTTCATAGATCTCAACTTGCCTGCTCCACTAGAAGAACAACATGAAGATGATCTTGGTGTTGTTTCGGATGTTTCCTATGCTTGA